Proteins encoded within one genomic window of bacterium:
- a CDS encoding phospholipase D-like domain-containing protein: protein MKTGPLLAAALLAAAAAGGGGEPAPPAEPPPWIRIFFSPEDDVAALLTGLIDSSRCRVWAAFYSLDLPGVAEALLWARERGVDVRVVMDDAAGGGVRSRSHQLRRAGILVTDASPGDFMHNKFMVVDGFITLTGSCNPTETGVTRDNNNVVVVACSRLAFHYQKEFLEMWEGAFGNNSPASPGGHKFRVEGVDIEVWFAPEEDCAGRLIELIESARESVVFSCFAFTLTEVAEALIRKHEEGVDVRGILERGQGGPYCVYRLLADCGVDVRWDQNLYYLHHKFFVIDGTTVATGSFNPSRHARDDNDENLVIIGHPAVAARFLREFEKLARPVWE from the coding sequence GTGAAAACGGGGCCGCTGCTGGCCGCGGCGCTGCTGGCCGCGGCGGCGGCGGGGGGGGGCGGAGAGCCCGCCCCGCCGGCCGAACCCCCTCCCTGGATCCGGATTTTCTTCTCCCCCGAAGACGACGTCGCCGCGCTGCTGACGGGGCTGATCGATTCCTCCCGGTGTCGGGTCTGGGCCGCGTTCTACAGCCTCGATCTCCCCGGGGTCGCCGAGGCGCTGCTCTGGGCGCGGGAGCGCGGGGTCGACGTCCGGGTCGTCATGGACGACGCCGCCGGCGGCGGCGTCCGGTCGCGGTCTCATCAACTGCGCCGGGCCGGGATCCTGGTTACGGACGCCTCCCCCGGCGATTTCATGCACAACAAGTTCATGGTCGTCGACGGTTTCATCACCCTGACCGGCTCCTGCAACCCCACCGAAACCGGGGTGACCAGGGACAACAACAACGTCGTCGTCGTCGCCTGCAGCCGGCTGGCCTTCCACTACCAGAAGGAATTTCTGGAGATGTGGGAGGGAGCATTCGGGAACAATTCTCCCGCCAGCCCCGGCGGCCATAAATTCCGGGTCGAGGGGGTCGATATCGAAGTCTGGTTCGCCCCGGAAGAAGACTGCGCCGGGCGCCTGATCGAACTGATCGAGAGCGCCCGGGAAAGCGTGGTGTTTTCCTGTTTCGCCTTCACCCTCACGGAAGTGGCCGAAGCCCTGATCCGCAAACACGAAGAAGGCGTCGACGTCAGGGGGATTTTGGAACGGGGACAGGGCGGTCCCTATTGCGTCTACCGTCTTCTGGCCGACTGCGGAGTGGACGTCCGGTGGGATCAAAATCTTTATTACCTCCACCACAAGTTCTTCGTAATCGACGGAACCACGGTGGCCACGGGCTCCTTCAACCCCTCCCGCCACGCCCGGGACGACAACGACGAAAATCTCGTCATCATCGGACACCCGGCAGTGGCCGCCCGGTTTCTCCGGGAGTTCGAAAAGCTGGCCCGGCCGGTATGGGAATAA
- a CDS encoding MotA/TolQ/ExbB proton channel family protein: MIENIVNGGYTMIALAACSLLSVAVIIERGIRLRRRRILPIPMLAAVRSFRPGDPDPGEAGEAPLGKVLSAIYRNRNLSWELDNEAAQVGLKQAEATMEQGLVILEIVAVISPLLGLLGTVLGMVKVFGVISQVGIGQAQAMAGGIYEALVTTIAGLIVAIPALVAHGIYVSKVDRLLVEIEEVSGALQRKLYGSGSGE, translated from the coding sequence ATGATTGAAAATATCGTCAACGGCGGTTACACCATGATCGCCCTCGCGGCCTGTTCCCTGCTGTCGGTAGCCGTCATCATCGAGCGCGGCATCCGCCTGCGCCGGCGAAGGATTCTCCCGATCCCGATGCTGGCCGCGGTGCGTTCCTTCCGCCCCGGAGATCCCGACCCCGGCGAAGCGGGAGAAGCGCCCCTGGGAAAAGTCTTGAGCGCGATCTATCGGAACCGGAACCTTTCCTGGGAACTCGACAACGAAGCCGCCCAAGTCGGCCTCAAGCAGGCGGAGGCCACCATGGAGCAGGGGCTGGTGATCCTGGAAATCGTCGCCGTGATCTCCCCCCTGTTGGGGCTGCTGGGAACGGTGCTGGGCATGGTCAAGGTTTTCGGGGTCATCTCGCAAGTCGGGATCGGCCAGGCGCAGGCCATGGCGGGGGGAATCTACGAGGCCCTGGTAACCACGATCGCCGGGCTGATCGTGGCCATCCCCGCGCTGGTAGCTCATGGGATCTACGTGAGCAAGGTCGACCGCCTGCTGGTGGAGATCGAGGAAGTGAGCGGGGCCCTGCAACGCAAGCTCTACGGGAGCGGAAGCGGGGAATGA
- a CDS encoding biopolymer transporter ExbD: protein MNRRRRRNRIVINITSMIDIILLLLIFFMVTATFTDENGLSIDLPTASAAHAERERTLELSISSGGEMFLNREPVDRASLPGLLAGYAATLESPALVLKADRTLPYGLVVELMDLSRQAGLKKIVALTRSGGETAGGGE from the coding sequence ATGAACCGCCGGCGGCGCAGAAACCGGATCGTGATCAACATCACCTCGATGATCGACATCATCCTTCTGCTGCTCATCTTTTTCATGGTCACCGCCACCTTTACCGACGAGAACGGCCTGTCCATCGATCTGCCCACGGCCTCGGCCGCCCACGCGGAGCGGGAACGCACCCTGGAGCTTTCGATCTCTTCCGGGGGGGAGATGTTCCTCAACCGGGAACCGGTCGACCGGGCGTCGCTGCCCGGCCTGCTCGCCGGTTACGCCGCGACGCTCGAGTCCCCGGCCCTGGTCCTGAAGGCCGACCGCACGCTCCCCTACGGGTTGGTGGTGGAACTGATGGACCTCTCCCGTCAAGCGGGGCTGAAAAAGATCGTGGCCCTGACCAGGTCGGGAGGCGAAACCGCCGGGGGGGGGGAATGA
- a CDS encoding sulfide/dihydroorotate dehydrogenase-like FAD/NAD-binding protein, translated as MNRIVGKLPLADGVTLFRIEAPEIARRRRAGQFVILRLDAEGERIPLTLVDSDPEAGSITLVVQAVGATTKRLAALREGEEIRDLAGPLGHPTPVRELGTVAVVAGGVGAAEALPVIKAWRGAGNRVPAIVGARSADLLILTEELRTAADELHLCTEDGSLGKRGLVTDLLRTMINDGAVPDLAYAIGPVPMMKAVADLTRPYGIPTLASLNPIMVDGTGMCGCCRVTVGGTVKFACVDGPDFDAHQVDFGELRQRQGAYREEEREAETAEREEDR; from the coding sequence ATGAACCGAATCGTCGGGAAACTGCCCTTGGCCGACGGCGTCACCCTCTTCCGGATCGAAGCGCCGGAGATCGCCCGCCGCCGGCGGGCGGGGCAGTTCGTGATCCTGCGCCTGGATGCGGAAGGCGAGCGCATCCCCCTCACCCTGGTCGACTCCGACCCGGAGGCGGGCTCCATAACCCTGGTCGTACAGGCGGTGGGAGCCACCACCAAGCGCCTGGCCGCCTTACGGGAGGGGGAGGAGATCAGGGACCTGGCCGGGCCCCTGGGACACCCCACGCCGGTGCGGGAACTGGGAACGGTGGCGGTGGTCGCCGGAGGAGTGGGAGCCGCCGAAGCGCTGCCGGTGATCAAGGCCTGGCGGGGCGCCGGCAACCGGGTCCCGGCCATCGTCGGGGCCCGGAGCGCCGACCTGCTGATTCTGACCGAAGAGCTCAGGACCGCTGCCGACGAGCTTCATCTCTGCACCGAAGACGGATCTCTGGGAAAGCGGGGCCTGGTCACGGACCTGCTCCGGACCATGATCAACGACGGCGCCGTTCCCGACCTGGCGTACGCCATCGGTCCGGTACCGATGATGAAGGCCGTGGCCGACCTGACCCGGCCTTACGGCATCCCCACCCTGGCTTCCCTGAACCCGATCATGGTGGACGGAACCGGAATGTGCGGCTGTTGCCGGGTAACGGTGGGCGGAACCGTCAAGTTCGCCTGCGTCGACGGACCCGATTTCGACGCGCACCAGGTGGATTTCGGCGAGCTCCGCCAGCGGCAAGGGGCTTATCGGGAAGAGGAGCGGGAAGCCGAGACCGCCGAACGGGAGGAAGACCGGTGA
- the gltA gene encoding NADPH-dependent glutamate synthase, with protein MAELPAAERKKHFREVPLGYSPEEAGREAARCLQCPKAPCRQGCPVEIDIPGFIRRIREGDDAGGIALIRETNSLPAVCGRVCPQEEQCEKFCVLGKKGEPVAVGALERYLADREEAPRRTADGGSFSSSFRVAVVGSGPAGLTAAGDLARLGYGVTVFEALHAPGGVMGYGIPAFRLPREILDREIERLKNRGVRLELNTVIGAGSSLDDLFRAGFSAVFIGSGAGLPRFMNIPGENLNGVYSANEYLTRVNLMGAARFPETGTPVLRGHDVGVVGGGNVAMDSARTALRLGAERVSVIYRRSREELPARRDEIGHAEEEGVRFLFLTLPTRYLGDERGRVREVECLRMELGEPDSSGRRRPIPIPGSEFVLPCDLAVVAVGNDPNPLVPRLTPGLETGPRGTITIDPETGKTSLPGVFAGGDIASGAATVIEAMGAGKRAARAIDDFLRARR; from the coding sequence ATGGCGGAACTGCCCGCCGCCGAGCGGAAAAAACATTTCCGCGAGGTTCCCCTCGGATATTCTCCGGAAGAAGCCGGGCGGGAGGCGGCCCGCTGCCTGCAGTGCCCGAAAGCTCCCTGCCGCCAGGGCTGCCCGGTGGAGATCGACATCCCCGGCTTTATCCGCCGGATCAGGGAAGGCGACGACGCGGGCGGCATCGCCTTGATCCGGGAAACCAACTCGCTCCCCGCGGTCTGCGGCCGGGTCTGCCCCCAAGAAGAGCAGTGCGAGAAGTTCTGCGTGCTGGGGAAAAAGGGCGAACCGGTGGCGGTCGGAGCCCTGGAACGCTATCTGGCCGACCGCGAGGAGGCGCCCCGGCGAACAGCGGACGGGGGCAGCTTCTCCTCCTCTTTCCGGGTGGCCGTGGTCGGTTCGGGGCCGGCCGGCCTGACCGCGGCCGGCGACCTGGCCCGGCTCGGCTACGGTGTCACCGTTTTCGAGGCCTTGCACGCCCCCGGGGGAGTGATGGGCTACGGGATCCCCGCGTTCAGGCTCCCCCGGGAGATTCTCGACCGGGAGATCGAGCGCCTGAAAAACCGCGGGGTGCGCCTGGAACTCAACACCGTCATCGGAGCCGGCTCGAGCCTGGACGATCTCTTCCGCGCCGGGTTTTCGGCGGTTTTCATCGGCAGCGGCGCCGGCCTCCCCCGGTTCATGAACATTCCCGGCGAAAACCTCAACGGCGTTTATTCCGCCAACGAATATCTGACCCGGGTGAACCTGATGGGAGCGGCTCGGTTTCCGGAAACCGGCACTCCGGTCCTGCGCGGTCACGACGTGGGCGTGGTCGGAGGAGGAAACGTGGCCATGGACTCGGCCCGCACCGCCCTGCGCCTGGGCGCGGAGCGGGTTTCCGTCATCTACCGGCGCAGCCGGGAAGAACTCCCGGCCCGGCGGGACGAGATCGGGCATGCCGAGGAAGAGGGCGTCCGCTTCCTTTTTCTCACCCTGCCCACCCGTTACCTCGGCGACGAACGGGGACGGGTCCGGGAAGTGGAATGCCTGCGCATGGAACTGGGCGAACCGGACTCGTCCGGGCGGCGGCGGCCGATCCCGATTCCGGGCTCGGAGTTCGTCCTCCCCTGCGACCTGGCGGTCGTGGCCGTGGGAAACGACCCCAACCCCCTGGTTCCCCGCCTGACCCCGGGATTGGAGACCGGCCCCCGGGGAACGATAACCATCGATCCGGAGACCGGGAAAACCTCGCTCCCCGGGGTCTTCGCGGGGGGCGACATCGCCAGCGGCGCGGCGACCGTCATCGAGGCGATGGGCGCGGGGAAGCGGGCGGCGCGGGCCATCGACGATTTCTTGCGCGCGCGCCGCTGA
- a CDS encoding YbjQ family protein has translation MIFTNTDNVPGREITEVIGIVRGNVVGAAHISESLISGIKKALASALSWGPKIVTGEDVGVPVEPPAEPAAPETPPKPYEFEGELDTYSDLLFELRERALKRLRVNASNLGADAVINIHFDVTVIMMHAFEVCVYGTAVKLG, from the coding sequence ATGATATTCACCAACACCGATAACGTCCCGGGCCGGGAGATAACCGAGGTGATCGGGATCGTCCGCGGCAACGTGGTCGGGGCCGCCCATATTTCGGAATCGCTGATTTCCGGCATCAAGAAAGCGTTGGCTTCGGCGCTTTCCTGGGGGCCGAAGATCGTGACCGGGGAGGATGTCGGAGTTCCCGTCGAGCCGCCCGCGGAACCGGCGGCGCCCGAGACGCCGCCCAAGCCCTACGAGTTCGAAGGGGAACTGGATACCTACAGCGACCTGCTTTTCGAACTGCGGGAACGGGCCCTCAAGCGCTTACGGGTCAACGCTTCCAACCTCGGCGCCGACGCGGTGATCAACATCCATTTCGACGTGACCGTGATCATGATGCATGCTTTCGAAGTGTGCGTCTACGGCACGGCGGTCAAGCTCGGCTGA